One genomic window of Anaerolineae bacterium includes the following:
- a CDS encoding alcohol dehydrogenase, with protein sequence MKAVFFQQHGGLEVLQFGELPAPVPGPGEVLVHLKAAALNRLDLWVRSGWQGLKLSLPHIPGADGAGVIEAIGEGVSTVKEGMAVVINPNIGCGKCAECLAGQDNRCQDWHLLGETISGTYAEYVVVPERNVLILPPSFPMTEAAAAALVFQTAWHSLITRGQLKAGESVLVVGASGGVNTASIQIAKLAGATVYVVGSSAEKLALAKSLGADFLIDRSQEENWAKVIYQLTERQGVDVVVDNVGTTFPFSFRAARKGGRILTVGNTGGAVFEIDNRFIFAKHLSVIGSTMSNQRDFRQVMKLVFEGKLKPVVDSIYPLQEARAAQERLESGKQNGKIVLEIG encoded by the coding sequence GTGAAAGCCGTCTTTTTTCAGCAGCATGGTGGGTTGGAGGTGCTCCAGTTTGGTGAGTTACCTGCTCCTGTGCCCGGCCCAGGAGAGGTATTGGTGCACCTGAAAGCCGCGGCCTTGAATCGGCTGGATCTATGGGTGCGGAGTGGTTGGCAAGGTCTGAAACTATCTCTCCCTCATATCCCTGGGGCCGATGGTGCCGGGGTTATTGAAGCGATCGGTGAAGGGGTCAGCACGGTAAAGGAAGGGATGGCGGTTGTCATTAACCCGAATATCGGGTGTGGAAAATGTGCGGAGTGCCTTGCCGGTCAGGATAACCGCTGCCAGGATTGGCATCTGCTCGGCGAAACGATCTCCGGTACGTATGCCGAGTACGTTGTTGTACCAGAAAGAAATGTCTTAATCTTGCCGCCATCTTTCCCGATGACCGAAGCTGCAGCAGCTGCTTTAGTCTTTCAAACTGCTTGGCATTCATTGATCACGCGCGGGCAACTAAAGGCTGGTGAAAGTGTACTGGTTGTTGGGGCATCTGGCGGTGTAAACACAGCTTCGATTCAAATTGCCAAGCTTGCCGGGGCAACGGTCTACGTAGTCGGTTCGAGTGCAGAGAAATTGGCTTTGGCAAAGTCACTTGGCGCAGATTTTCTCATCGACCGCTCTCAGGAGGAAAACTGGGCGAAAGTTATTTACCAACTGACAGAGCGACAAGGGGTAGATGTTGTGGTTGATAATGTCGGTACAACCTTTCCATTCAGTTTTCGCGCTGCCCGTAAAGGTGGTAGGATCTTAACCGTCGGCAATACCGGTGGAGCGGTCTTTGAGATTGACAACCGCTTTATCTTCGCAAAACATCTGAGTGTGATCGGTTCCACGATGAGCAATCAGCGAGATTTCAGACAGGTGATGAAACTGGTGTTTGAAGGTAAACTAAAACCTGTCGTAGATTCAATCTACCCTCTACAAGAAGCCAGGGCTGCCCAGGAGCGCCTCGAAAGTGGAAAACAAAACGGGAAGATCGTTTTGGAAATTGGGTGA
- a CDS encoding Acetyl-coenzyme A carboxyl transferase alpha chain: MPEEKILNPKILELRHLRAQSQLGGGEERIQAQHERGKLTARERIDLLLDKGTFREVDAFVVHRTHDFDLDKQRYLGDSVVTGWGMIEGRLVYVFSQDFTVFGGSLGEVHAEKVCKIMDMAMKNGAPVIGLNDSGGARIQEGVVSLGGYADIFLRNTLASGVIPQISVIMGPCAGGAVYSPALTDFILMVRNSSYMFITGPEVVKAVTHEDVTFEELGGANVHSEVSGVCHLAADSEADALYLVRKLLSYIPQNNMEDPPYVPTADDPLRMEEALDDIIPDDPQKPYDIREIIRLIVDEGIFFEIQESFAPNIVIGFARLGGHSVGVVANQPAVLAGVLDIKSSEKAARFVRFCDAFNIPLVTFVDVPGFLPGVSQEHGGIIRSGAKLLYAYCEATVPKLTVVTRKAYGGAYDVMSSKHIRGDVNLAWPTAEIAVMGPEGAVNIIFRKELAKAEDPQKRREELVKEYREKFANPYIAAARGYIDDVIEPHETRPRLINALEMLANKRDTNPPKKHGCIPL, encoded by the coding sequence ATGCCTGAAGAAAAAATACTCAATCCGAAGATTCTGGAATTGCGTCATTTACGTGCCCAAAGCCAACTTGGTGGTGGAGAAGAACGCATTCAAGCGCAACACGAACGCGGTAAACTGACAGCCCGAGAGCGAATTGATTTATTGCTCGATAAAGGCACTTTTCGAGAAGTTGATGCGTTTGTCGTTCATCGCACGCATGATTTTGATCTGGACAAGCAGCGGTATTTAGGCGATAGCGTCGTCACAGGTTGGGGAATGATCGAGGGGCGTTTGGTGTATGTCTTTTCGCAAGATTTTACCGTCTTCGGGGGGAGCTTGGGAGAAGTTCATGCGGAAAAGGTATGCAAGATCATGGATATGGCGATGAAAAACGGAGCGCCGGTGATCGGCTTGAACGATTCGGGGGGAGCTCGCATCCAGGAAGGAGTAGTGTCTTTGGGGGGGTATGCTGATATCTTCCTGCGCAATACCCTGGCCTCGGGGGTGATTCCCCAAATCTCTGTGATTATGGGACCGTGTGCGGGTGGGGCAGTATATTCTCCTGCGCTAACCGATTTTATCCTGATGGTACGCAATTCCTCTTACATGTTTATCACCGGTCCTGAAGTGGTTAAGGCTGTTACCCATGAAGACGTAACATTCGAGGAGTTGGGCGGCGCAAATGTACATTCTGAGGTCTCCGGCGTTTGTCATCTGGCAGCCGATAGCGAAGCCGATGCTCTGTATCTCGTGCGCAAGTTGCTCAGTTATATCCCTCAAAATAATATGGAAGACCCGCCTTATGTGCCAACTGCAGATGACCCATTACGCATGGAAGAAGCCCTGGATGACATCATTCCCGATGATCCTCAAAAACCCTATGACATTCGGGAGATTATTCGGCTGATTGTTGATGAAGGCATTTTCTTTGAAATTCAAGAATCCTTTGCCCCAAATATAGTGATTGGTTTTGCACGGCTGGGAGGTCATAGTGTGGGAGTGGTTGCCAATCAACCTGCTGTTCTAGCGGGGGTGTTGGATATTAAATCTTCTGAAAAAGCTGCTCGTTTTGTGCGCTTTTGTGATGCCTTCAATATCCCATTGGTGACCTTTGTGGATGTACCTGGCTTTCTGCCGGGGGTTAGCCAGGAGCATGGAGGAATTATTCGTTCGGGAGCCAAATTGCTGTACGCTTATTGCGAAGCCACCGTCCCGAAACTGACGGTGGTCACCCGTAAAGCGTACGGTGGAGCGTATGACGTGATGAGCAGTAAACACATACGCGGCGATGTGAATTTAGCATGGCCAACGGCTGAAATCGCAGTGATGGGGCCGGAAGGAGCGGTTAATATCATTTTTCGTAAGGAGCTTGCCAAAGCAGAGGATCCTCAGAAACGGCGTGAGGAACTGGTCAAGGAATACCGCGAAAAATTTGCCAACCCCTATATCGCTGCGGCGCGTGGGTATATCGACGATGTAATTGAACCGCATGAAACGCGGCCGCGCTTGATCAATGCTCTGGAAATGCTTGCCAATAAACGCGACACCAATCCGCCCAAAAAACATGGCTGTATACCTCTATAA
- a CDS encoding benzoate degradation ring-cleavage hydrolase, with the protein MNSKSLNSQHVRIRGHEIYLEQYDSGKAPLVVLLHHGLGSLKAWQAQLEFLMAHDISVLAYDRWGYGRSDDRPSLDPPDFKEDVRDLKALLSKENKALVLVGHSDGGNIALMYASRYPYNLLGVIVVAAHIYFEPRMAVGIQELLRSYQESDVFQKGLQRQHEGKAVFERWFQAWAQLGVEWDLRQNLALIQCPVLVVQGSEDEHATVQHAIDCAAALPKGRVEIVEGASHMLPQKSVDVFNQILIQSLLEFQKVDQHV; encoded by the coding sequence ATGAATAGTAAATCACTTAATTCCCAGCATGTTCGGATCAGGGGACATGAGATTTATCTGGAACAATATGATAGCGGAAAGGCACCGCTGGTTGTCTTGTTGCATCATGGATTAGGAAGCCTGAAAGCCTGGCAGGCGCAGTTAGAGTTCTTAATGGCTCATGATATTTCAGTGCTCGCTTATGACCGCTGGGGATATGGACGATCGGATGATCGCCCATCTTTAGACCCACCTGACTTTAAAGAGGATGTGCGAGATTTGAAAGCCCTTTTATCAAAAGAAAATAAAGCGCTGGTTCTGGTTGGACATTCGGATGGAGGAAATATTGCCCTGATGTATGCCAGCCGCTACCCATACAATTTGCTGGGGGTGATTGTTGTCGCCGCGCATATCTATTTTGAACCCAGGATGGCGGTGGGGATTCAAGAGCTTTTACGGTCATATCAGGAAAGTGACGTATTTCAAAAGGGATTACAGCGTCAGCATGAGGGGAAAGCGGTGTTTGAACGCTGGTTCCAGGCCTGGGCTCAACTAGGCGTGGAGTGGGATCTGAGGCAAAATCTCGCGCTCATCCAATGCCCCGTGCTGGTCGTACAGGGCAGTGAAGACGAACATGCCACCGTTCAACATGCCATCGATTGTGCGGCAGCTCTGCCTAAGGGGCGCGTCGAGATTGTTGAGGGAGCAAGTCATATGCTTCCTCAAAAATCGGTCGATGTTTTCAATCAAATCTTAATCCAATCACTTTTGGAATTCCAAAAGGTGGATCAACATGTTTAA